The Prochlorococcus sp. MIT 1300 genome has a window encoding:
- a CDS encoding apolipoprotein N-acyltransferase → MRGLLGGVLAGYGLSNAGVVMMTPSLVLLWSICRYPLAASIWGGFAVLISHSWLLALHPLTWVGINAALSLPFTLIIWTACAFLGGILVGFWAWFGKLIFGFVHKDGTLRIQFSYALVMACLWGLAEVSLARLPLFWIGLGSSLLPLDRPLAGLAQLFGAGGLATIQLLISWWIWKIFIAMRSGRKLFKPLLIGFSLVALLHLFGWSLLAGHKSSGSILVSTWQPAIPTRKKFTMEQLRLLPNALQTALEDSADLGADLFVAPEGTLPYGKVLPLPAPLPSFIGGFRSVKGQQRSSLLVFEKGEQIASSAIDKYRLVPLGEWVPSWPGLNKIGLSAVGGLTPGAPSRLLDWKGPPVGVGICYELSNGVSFSNAVSKGANWLLVVANLDPYPVSLHAQFNSLSQIRSIETARDLLVVANNGPSTLVSPNGEQVQLVDPFKEGNGLAKVHLYDSNTFYSKWGELPLYMFLVLGSFGIFFKG, encoded by the coding sequence TTGCGAGGATTACTTGGGGGGGTGTTGGCTGGATATGGCCTTAGTAATGCCGGTGTGGTGATGATGACTCCATCTTTGGTGTTGCTTTGGTCAATTTGCCGCTATCCATTAGCAGCTTCTATATGGGGTGGTTTTGCAGTCCTTATTAGTCATTCTTGGCTGCTTGCTTTGCATCCCCTTACTTGGGTGGGTATAAATGCTGCCTTGAGCCTTCCTTTTACATTAATCATTTGGACAGCTTGTGCATTCTTGGGAGGGATTCTTGTTGGTTTTTGGGCTTGGTTTGGCAAATTGATTTTTGGTTTTGTGCATAAGGATGGAACTTTGCGAATTCAGTTTTCTTATGCACTGGTTATGGCCTGTCTTTGGGGGCTGGCTGAGGTATCACTTGCTCGTTTGCCTTTGTTTTGGATTGGTTTGGGTTCAAGCCTTTTGCCGTTAGATAGACCTCTGGCAGGGCTGGCCCAACTTTTTGGTGCAGGGGGATTGGCAACAATTCAATTGTTAATTAGTTGGTGGATTTGGAAAATATTTATCGCTATGCGTAGTGGTAGAAAGCTTTTTAAGCCTTTATTGATTGGTTTTAGCTTGGTAGCTTTACTACATTTATTTGGTTGGAGTTTGTTAGCAGGACATAAATCATCTGGATCAATTCTTGTTAGTACATGGCAACCTGCAATCCCTACACGCAAGAAGTTCACAATGGAACAATTGCGTCTTTTGCCAAATGCATTGCAGACTGCTTTAGAAGATTCAGCTGATTTGGGGGCAGATTTATTTGTTGCTCCAGAGGGGACTTTGCCTTATGGCAAAGTCCTTCCTTTACCAGCACCATTGCCAAGCTTTATTGGTGGGTTCCGTTCAGTGAAAGGTCAGCAAAGAAGTTCATTATTGGTTTTTGAAAAAGGTGAACAAATAGCCTCTTCGGCAATTGATAAATATCGTTTAGTACCTTTAGGCGAGTGGGTGCCTTCTTGGCCAGGACTAAATAAGATTGGCCTCTCAGCAGTAGGAGGGTTGACTCCTGGCGCACCCTCTAGACTATTGGATTGGAAGGGACCTCCAGTTGGTGTTGGTATTTGTTATGAATTGAGTAATGGTGTTTCATTCTCAAATGCTGTTTCTAAAGGAGCTAATTGGCTCCTAGTAGTTGCCAATTTGGATCCCTACCCTGTTTCTTTACATGCACAGTTCAATTCACTATCTCAAATTCGTAGTATTGAAACTGCTCGTGATCTTTTAGTTGTGGCAAATAATGGCCCATCAACTCTGGTTTCACCCAATGGGGAGCAAGTACAACTAGTTGATCCATTTAAGGAAGGTAATGGCCTAGCAAAAGTCCACCTATATGACTCTAATACTTTCTATTCTAAATGGGGTGAGTTGCCCCTCTATATGTTTTTAGTGCTTGGGTCTTTTGGTATTTTTTTCAAAGGTTAG
- the mnmA gene encoding tRNA 2-thiouridine(34) synthase MnmA, which yields MPSCSLPVTQTGAKTLEALERFKGEHKIAVGLSGGVDSSLTAALMVEAGWEVEGLTLWLMSGKGSCCSEGLVDAAGICDQLGIVHHIVDSKSIFEEQIVNTLVKGYKEGITPLPCSRCNRSVKFGPMLNWAEEQRKIPFLATGHYARVRHPDEQYLQIKGIPEDKSRHQLLRGADKNKDQSYFLYDLPQEILAKVIFPLGELSKEDTRKEAARHGLRTAQKPESQDLCLVEHYGSMKDFLDNYLPSKKGEIILKNGTVIGEHDGIQHFTIGQRRGIGVAWHEPLHVTRIDAENNQVEVAPRAEAGQSECIVGKINWVSIQPPCEPLEVEVQVRYRSQPVEGLLTPIEAEQRDIDDHRPYRCILTFKEYQFSITPGQAAVFYRGDLLLGGGLIESI from the coding sequence ATGCCTTCCTGCTCATTACCGGTCACTCAAACCGGGGCAAAAACACTCGAAGCTCTAGAGCGCTTTAAAGGCGAACACAAAATTGCTGTAGGCCTCTCAGGTGGAGTTGATAGCTCTTTAACAGCAGCTCTTATGGTTGAAGCTGGATGGGAAGTAGAAGGTTTAACACTTTGGTTAATGAGTGGTAAAGGGTCATGTTGCTCCGAAGGACTGGTAGATGCAGCAGGTATATGCGATCAACTAGGAATAGTTCACCATATAGTTGATTCAAAATCTATTTTTGAAGAACAAATAGTCAACACATTAGTTAAAGGTTATAAAGAAGGAATAACACCTCTTCCATGCTCAAGGTGCAATCGTTCAGTCAAGTTTGGTCCAATGCTTAATTGGGCTGAAGAACAACGAAAGATTCCTTTTTTAGCAACTGGGCATTATGCAAGAGTTCGACACCCTGATGAACAATATTTGCAGATTAAAGGAATCCCAGAAGATAAATCAAGACACCAACTTCTTCGTGGAGCTGATAAAAACAAAGATCAAAGCTACTTCTTATATGATCTACCACAAGAAATACTTGCGAAAGTAATCTTTCCTCTTGGAGAATTATCCAAAGAAGACACCAGAAAAGAGGCTGCTAGGCATGGCCTTCGCACAGCACAAAAGCCTGAAAGTCAAGACCTATGCCTAGTTGAACATTATGGCTCAATGAAAGATTTTCTTGACAATTATCTGCCATCAAAAAAAGGGGAAATTATTCTCAAAAACGGAACTGTAATAGGAGAACACGATGGAATACAACATTTCACCATTGGCCAACGAAGAGGGATAGGAGTCGCATGGCATGAGCCACTTCACGTAACTCGAATAGACGCAGAGAACAATCAAGTTGAAGTTGCACCCAGAGCAGAAGCCGGGCAATCAGAATGTATTGTTGGAAAGATTAACTGGGTGTCAATTCAACCTCCTTGCGAGCCATTAGAAGTGGAAGTGCAGGTCCGCTATCGAAGTCAACCAGTAGAAGGTTTATTAACACCAATTGAAGCCGAGCAACGTGATATTGATGATCATCGACCATATAGATGCATTTTGACTTTTAAAGAGTACCAGTTTTCAATTACACCAGGGCAAGCAGCAGTTTTTTACAGGGGGGATTTACTCCTCGGTGGAGGCTTAATCGAAAGCATCTAA